Proteins encoded within one genomic window of Manis pentadactyla isolate mManPen7 chromosome 4, mManPen7.hap1, whole genome shotgun sequence:
- the EXTL2 gene encoding exostosin-like 2 isoform X4 codes for MMGIRVLRFSLVVILVLLLVAGALTTLLPNIKEDKMLTLRREIKSEGKSTLHSFTLIMQTYNRTDLLLRLLNHYQAVPQLHKVIVVWNNIGEKGPSELWHSLGPHPVPVIFKPQTANRMRNRLQVFPELETNAVLMVDDDMLISAQDLVFAFSVWQQFPDQIVGFVPRKHVSTSSGIYSYGGFELQTPGFGNGDQYSMVLIGASFFNSKYLELFQRQPAAVHALIDEMQNCDDIAMNFIIAKHIGKTSGIFVKPVNIGNLEKETNSGYSGMWHRAEHFLQRSYCINKLVSIYDGIPLKYSNIMISQFGFPYANHKSKM; via the exons ATGATGGGGATTCGAGTGCTTCGTTTCTCTCTGGTGGTCATCCTTGTGCTACTGCTGGTAGCTGGGGCTCTGACCACTTTACTTCCTAATATCAAAGAAGATAAGATGCTCACTCTGCGTAGGGAGATAAAATCCGAGGGCAAGTCCACCCTGCACTCCTTTACTCTCATAATGCAGACATACAACAGAACGGATCTCTTATTGAGACTTTTAAATCATTATCAGGCAGTGCCACAGCTGCACAAAGTGATTGTGGTATGGAACAATATTGGGGAGAAGGGACCAAGTGAGCTCTGGCATTCTCTAGGGCCTCACCCTGTCCCTGTGATCTTCAAGCCGCAGACAGCAAACAGGATGAGAAATCGACTCCAGGTCTTTCCTGAGCTGGAAACCAATG CGGTGTTAATGGTAGATGATGACATGCTAATTAGCGCCCAAGACCTTGTTTTTGCTTTCTCAGTGTGGCAG caATTTCCTGatcaaatcgtaggatttgttcctAGAAAGCATGTCTCTACTTCATCAGGTATCTACAGCTATGGAGGTTTTGAACTGCAAACACCAGGGTTTGGAAATGGTGACCAGTACTCGATGGTGCTGATCGGAGCCTCATTCTTCAATAGCAAATACCTTGAACTCTTTCAGAGGCAACCTGCAGCTGTCCATGCTTTGATAGATGAAATGCAAAACTGTGACGATATTGCCATGAATTTTATCATTGCCAAGCACATTGGGAAAACGTCAGGGATATTTGTGAAACCTGTAAACATTggcaatttagaaaaagaaaccaaCAGTGGCTATTCTGGGATGTGGCATCGAGCTGAGCACTTCCTGCAAAGGTCTTACTGTATAAATAAGCTTGTTAGTATCTATGATGGCATACCCTTAAAATACTCCAACATTATGATTTCTCAGTTTGGTTTTCCATATGCCAACCACAAAAGTAAAATgtga
- the EXTL2 gene encoding exostosin-like 2 isoform X3 yields MRSGHICKLPGRMMGIRVLRFSLVVILVLLLVAGALTTLLPNIKEDKMLTLRREIKSEGKSTLHSFTLIMQTYNRTDLLLRLLNHYQAVPQLHKVIVVWNNIGEKGPSELWHSLGPHPVPVIFKPQTANRMRNRLQVFPELETNAVLMVDDDMLISAQDLVFAFSVWQQFPDQIVGFVPRKHVSTSSGIYSYGGFELQTPGFGNGDQYSMVLIGASFFNSKYLELFQRQPAAVHALIDEMQNCDDIAMNFIIAKHIGKTSGIFVKPVNIGNLEKETNSGYSGMWHRAEHFLQRSYCINKLVSIYDGIPLKYSNIMISQFGFPYANHKSKM; encoded by the exons GTCTGGTCACATCTGCAAACTTCCTGGAAGAATGATGGGGATTCGAGTGCTTCGTTTCTCTCTGGTGGTCATCCTTGTGCTACTGCTGGTAGCTGGGGCTCTGACCACTTTACTTCCTAATATCAAAGAAGATAAGATGCTCACTCTGCGTAGGGAGATAAAATCCGAGGGCAAGTCCACCCTGCACTCCTTTACTCTCATAATGCAGACATACAACAGAACGGATCTCTTATTGAGACTTTTAAATCATTATCAGGCAGTGCCACAGCTGCACAAAGTGATTGTGGTATGGAACAATATTGGGGAGAAGGGACCAAGTGAGCTCTGGCATTCTCTAGGGCCTCACCCTGTCCCTGTGATCTTCAAGCCGCAGACAGCAAACAGGATGAGAAATCGACTCCAGGTCTTTCCTGAGCTGGAAACCAATG CGGTGTTAATGGTAGATGATGACATGCTAATTAGCGCCCAAGACCTTGTTTTTGCTTTCTCAGTGTGGCAG caATTTCCTGatcaaatcgtaggatttgttcctAGAAAGCATGTCTCTACTTCATCAGGTATCTACAGCTATGGAGGTTTTGAACTGCAAACACCAGGGTTTGGAAATGGTGACCAGTACTCGATGGTGCTGATCGGAGCCTCATTCTTCAATAGCAAATACCTTGAACTCTTTCAGAGGCAACCTGCAGCTGTCCATGCTTTGATAGATGAAATGCAAAACTGTGACGATATTGCCATGAATTTTATCATTGCCAAGCACATTGGGAAAACGTCAGGGATATTTGTGAAACCTGTAAACATTggcaatttagaaaaagaaaccaaCAGTGGCTATTCTGGGATGTGGCATCGAGCTGAGCACTTCCTGCAAAGGTCTTACTGTATAAATAAGCTTGTTAGTATCTATGATGGCATACCCTTAAAATACTCCAACATTATGATTTCTCAGTTTGGTTTTCCATATGCCAACCACAAAAGTAAAATgtga
- the EXTL2 gene encoding exostosin-like 2 isoform X2, translating into MKSFSIPEWSGHICKLPGRMMGIRVLRFSLVVILVLLLVAGALTTLLPNIKEDKMLTLRREIKSEGKSTLHSFTLIMQTYNRTDLLLRLLNHYQAVPQLHKVIVVWNNIGEKGPSELWHSLGPHPVPVIFKPQTANRMRNRLQVFPELETNAVLMVDDDMLISAQDLVFAFSVWQQFPDQIVGFVPRKHVSTSSGIYSYGGFELQTPGFGNGDQYSMVLIGASFFNSKYLELFQRQPAAVHALIDEMQNCDDIAMNFIIAKHIGKTSGIFVKPVNIGNLEKETNSGYSGMWHRAEHFLQRSYCINKLVSIYDGIPLKYSNIMISQFGFPYANHKSKM; encoded by the exons GTCTGGTCACATCTGCAAACTTCCTGGAAGAATGATGGGGATTCGAGTGCTTCGTTTCTCTCTGGTGGTCATCCTTGTGCTACTGCTGGTAGCTGGGGCTCTGACCACTTTACTTCCTAATATCAAAGAAGATAAGATGCTCACTCTGCGTAGGGAGATAAAATCCGAGGGCAAGTCCACCCTGCACTCCTTTACTCTCATAATGCAGACATACAACAGAACGGATCTCTTATTGAGACTTTTAAATCATTATCAGGCAGTGCCACAGCTGCACAAAGTGATTGTGGTATGGAACAATATTGGGGAGAAGGGACCAAGTGAGCTCTGGCATTCTCTAGGGCCTCACCCTGTCCCTGTGATCTTCAAGCCGCAGACAGCAAACAGGATGAGAAATCGACTCCAGGTCTTTCCTGAGCTGGAAACCAATG CGGTGTTAATGGTAGATGATGACATGCTAATTAGCGCCCAAGACCTTGTTTTTGCTTTCTCAGTGTGGCAG caATTTCCTGatcaaatcgtaggatttgttcctAGAAAGCATGTCTCTACTTCATCAGGTATCTACAGCTATGGAGGTTTTGAACTGCAAACACCAGGGTTTGGAAATGGTGACCAGTACTCGATGGTGCTGATCGGAGCCTCATTCTTCAATAGCAAATACCTTGAACTCTTTCAGAGGCAACCTGCAGCTGTCCATGCTTTGATAGATGAAATGCAAAACTGTGACGATATTGCCATGAATTTTATCATTGCCAAGCACATTGGGAAAACGTCAGGGATATTTGTGAAACCTGTAAACATTggcaatttagaaaaagaaaccaaCAGTGGCTATTCTGGGATGTGGCATCGAGCTGAGCACTTCCTGCAAAGGTCTTACTGTATAAATAAGCTTGTTAGTATCTATGATGGCATACCCTTAAAATACTCCAACATTATGATTTCTCAGTTTGGTTTTCCATATGCCAACCACAAAAGTAAAATgtga